The Aedes aegypti strain LVP_AGWG chromosome 3, AaegL5.0 Primary Assembly, whole genome shotgun sequence genome contains a region encoding:
- the LOC5563992 gene encoding putative ATP-dependent RNA helicase DHX33, producing the protein MKRAYPKDPGPESAESNGHPSPFRQPASTALINQHRQSLPIYNIRKTIVDKVRECQTVILIGETGSGKSTQLPQYLHEAGIHGGRKIAITQPRRVAAITVAKRVATEQGGTVGDVVGYSVRFEDCTSAATKIKFMTDGTLLREALSDQLLKNYNVVILDEAHERTIATDVLFGIVKKAQSTRRLKMLEPLKIIIMSATMNVNHFSKYFGNCPTLYLKGKNHIVRVYQSMENMNYLEACITTIFQIHEKEQESGDILVFLTGQEEIEATTTLVRRLAKQQVNENSLRMRVYPMYAAMSQQAQMDAFTPTAPNARKVILATNIAETSLTISGIKYVIDCGKAKQRAYDPLTGIDTLKVSWISKAQAWQRTGRAGRLEDGFCYRTYSKSDFQAMKEHSTPEILRCSISASTLQLLALGIDCREFDFLDKPPPEAIESALLELKNLGAINTVKAPALTALGRRMAKLPLDPKYAKIVLSAPDHNCLDEILTIVAMLSGENVFVNTSQRREQQLAAHSKFHAKCGDHITLLNVFKEFRTKDKSRKWCVDNFLLDRHLSHAASVRAQLFEICAKMGIRSNSCGNDPIPVVKCLLTGLYQNVAELQRDNSYLCLSNRTSARIHPSSVLCGRARPQYVLFTELVATGNRYLRTVSELEPEWIGEVAPHCPFLDRISSGGGGRGSTSSYAMSSSVMRTF; encoded by the coding sequence ATGAAACGCGCCTACCCGAAGGACCCGGGTCCGGAATCAGCGGAAAGCAATGGCCATCCGTCGCCTTTTCGACAACCAGCAAGTACGGCACTAATCAACCAGCATCGACAAAGTTTGCCCATCTACAACATCCGGAAGACGATAGTGGACAAGGTGAGGGAATGCCAAACGGTGATTCTGATTGGGGAGACCGGTTCCGGCAAGAGCACACAGCTGCCGCAGTATTTGCACGAAGCGGGCATTCACGGAGGTCGGAAGATTGCCATAACGCAGCCTCGGAGAGTTGCGGCTATTACGGTGGCCAAACGGGTTGCCACGGAACAGGGCGGGACTGTTGGAGATGTTGTGGGGTACTCGGTGCGATTTGAGGATTGCACATCGGCAGCGACCAAGATCAAGTTTATGACCGATGGAACGCTACTGCGGGAAGCCCTGTCGGATCAACTGCTGAAGAATTACAATGTGGTCATTCTGGACGAAGCGCACGAAAGGACCATTGCCACGGATGTCCTGTTTGGCATTGTGAAGAAGGCGCAAAGCACCCGGAGATTGAAGATGTTGGAACCGCTGAAAATTATCATTATGTCCGCTACGATGAATGTGAACCACTTTTCGAAGTACTTTGGAAACTGCCCTACGTTGTATCTGAAGGGAAAGAACCATATCGTTAGGGTGTACCAATCTATGGAGAACATGAACTACTTGGAAGCTTGTATAACGACGATTTTCCAGATCCACGAGAAGGAACAGGAAAGTGGAGACATACTGGTGTTCCTGACGGGGCAGGAAGAGATTGAAGCTACGACCACTTTGGTGCGTAGGTTGGCCAAGCAACAGGTCAATGAGAACTCTTTACGGATGAGGGTCTACCCGATGTACGCTGCCATGTCCCAACAGGCTCAGATGGATGCCTTCACGCCAACTGCACCCAACGCCAGGAAAGTGATCCTAGCTACGAATATTGCCGAAACTTCACTCACGATAAGTGGTATAAAGTATGTCATCGATTGCGGGAAGGCAAAGCAACGGGCCTATGATCCACTAACCGGAATCGACACCCTCAAAGTTTCCTGGATTTCGAAGGCCCAAGCGTGGCAAAGAACAGGACGAGCGGGTCGCCTGGAGGACGGATTTTGCTATCGAACCTACTCTAAAAGCGATTTCCAAGCCATGAAAGAACACAGCACACCGGAAATTCTACGTTGCAGCATTTCTGCTTCCACCCTTCAGCTGTTGGCCCTGGGAATCGACTGCCGAGAGTTTGACTTTTTGGATAAACCACCCCCTGAAGCCATTGAGAGTGCTTTGCTCGAACTCAAAAACCTAGGGGCGATCAACACAGTCAAAGCACCTGCCCTAACCGCCCTCGGGAGGAGAATGGCCAAACTCCCCCTGGATCCCAAGTACGCCAAGATCGTCCTGAGTGCTCCGGACCACAACTGCCTCGACGAAATCCTCACCATCGTGGCCATGCTGTCCGGGGAGAACGTCTTCGTCAACACCAGCCAACGGCGCGAGCAGCAACTGGCCGCCCATTCCAAGTTCCACGCCAAGTGCGGCGATCACATCACCCTCCTCAACGTGTTCAAAGAGTTCCGAACGAAGGACAAATCTAGGAAATGGTGCGTCGACAACTTCCTACTAGATCGCCATCTGAGTCACGCGGCTTCCGTCCGGGCCCAATTATTCGAGATCTGCGCCAAAATGGGCATCCGATCCAATTCCTGTGGCAACGATCCCATCCCGGTCGTGAAATGCCTCCTCACGGGACTGTACCAGAACGTTGCCGAGCTGCAACGGGACAATTCGTACCTCTGTCTAAGTAATCGCACCTCAGCACGGATCCATCCATCGAGTGTACTTTGTGGACGGGCTCGGCCTCAGTATGTGCTGTTCACGGAACtggtggccaccgggaatcgatACCTCCGGACGGTGAGCGAGTTGGAACCGGAATGGATCGGAGAAGTGGCACCGCACTGTCCGTTTTTGGATCGAATCTCCAGCGGTGGAGGAGGACGAGGAAGTACTAGCAGTTATGCCATGAGTTCTAGCGTAATGAGGACTTTTTGA